DNA sequence from the Pleurocapsa sp. PCC 7319 genome:
ACTCTAGCAGTTCCGCCTCAGGCAAACTCGGTTCCAATCATCTCGAGAAATTGATTTTTGCCGAAGGGATTTTAGCTAACTATAATCAATCTGGCTCCCCTGCTGCCTTGGTTCCCCTCTCTGAGCCTCCAGCATCTGGCTCCTCCTTATCTACTAATCAGGTAGTCGATGTCCCCTCCAGCACTGCTCCCATCTCTCCACCCCGAGCCCGCACTCAGCAGCCTCGTAATGTTTCTAACCCGGTTAATAACTTTTTAAACACTGGCTCGGTTGGTAAAACTTTTGACAAGATTAAAAATGACTTCAATCCCAAGTCTGAGCAAGAGGTAGTCAATGAGTTTCGCCGTTCTCGTGCCATAACTAAAGTTGCAGTGCGGCTATTAGCCTTACTGATTGTGATCCCGATTTTGACTCAGCAAGTCTCCAAGCATTTTGTGATTGCACCTATCGTCCAGGAGTATCGTGGTGATACTCCGGTTTCTCTCGATGAGTTAAATTCTGAATGGCGCGAAGAAGCACTCATGGAGCTTAATGCCTATGAAGAAGAGCTGAAGATGGAGCATATGTTCAAAGGTGTTCCTCCTATCGCTCCTGAAGTTCTCGAAGAGAAAGTTCAAGAGGAAGCTAATGAAATTGCTACTACTTACCATCGTAAAAATATCAATTCCATTAGTAATGTCTTCGCTGATTTTGTCGGTCTATTTGCCTTTGCCCTGGTGCTCTTAATTCGGCGCCGAGATATTGAGACTCTCAAGTCCTTTGTGGACAATATTATCTACGGTTTGAGTGATAGTGCCAAAGCCTTTGCCATTATTCTGTTTACCGATATGTTTGTCGGTTTCCACTCTCCTCATGGTTGGGAAGTTCTCTTGGAGAGTATGGCTAATCACTTAGGTGTTGCCGCTAATCATAGTGCTATTTCCCTGTTTATTGCGACGGTGCCGGTGGTGATGGATACCATTGTCAAGTACTGGATCTTTAGATATCTCAGTCAAATGTCTGCTTCCACTGTTGCTACTCTCAAGGAAATGGATGATTAATTTTGTTCCCTTTTCCTTCAATTGCTTTCTCTCAAGTTGATTTATGAACTTATCTTTTATAGTGATCGACAATTTTTTAAAGCGTAAAGCTAAAAACTAACTATCTTAAGTTCATACTTCAAACAAGCAATGCCTATTTTCTTCTTGTTTTAGACACTCTACACTTTGAGTTGACTGTACGGAAGTTGAAGTAATTATTACCTCATTAATCTTCATTCTTGATATTGTCTTAGTTTATGTAGATTTAATTGACTGCTAAATCTATCTGTGGAAGAAATTTGGCTTCGGTTAATTATTGTATTAGTTCAATAATCTCTACCTCAGACGTCTCAATTAGCAGTATCAATGCAGGTTAAATGGAAAAAATTAATCGTAAAAACAACTGTTTGGTTATTCATAGAGGTTTTATTTAGCTTCCTGGGTCTAGATAACCTAGCTGATTATAGCGAGTTTGTGTTCGAGAAGTATCTTGCCGATTCCGACTCTAGAAAATCAAGCTTAATTGTTGATAATCTAGCCATGACTACACCAGGAGGTAACAGCCCAGACTCTCATCAATAGAGATTCTTATTTATATTTGATGAGAATTAGAGTAGAGTTAGCAAAGCTTCTTGGTGTAAGGACTCGACAATATATCCCAAAATTCATCTGTAACATTAGGTTGAGTAAAAGCAATTTTGAAGACCTCGCGCAACACATTTTTGATTTCTCAAAAACTATTGGTCTTCTAAAGTTGCCTTAAAAAATTCCATAATTTTGACCGCTGTTAATTCAGAAGCATATCGTTCAATTTTTAGTCCATTTAGTTTAAGGAAAACATTATGTTACTCTTATTTGCCATTGTTGTATTTGCTCTTCCCCCAGTTTCGATCGCCCTAATTGTTTTTGCTCCTGATGCCTATGACTAAAAAACTAATAACCAGTCAAACATAACTACTTGTTTGATTTTTTGATACTAACCGCTAAGAAATGATGATGTATTTTTCTCGATTGATAAGTCCCACGCTATTAGGTTTATTTCTTACTACCTGTCTTACTAGCCCAGTTCAACCTGCTGAAACAGTCTCAAAATCCAATGGCAAGATTGTCTTCTATTCATTTTTTGAGTATGTTTCTTCTGATGGTATCTATGCCGTCAACCCTGATGGTTCTGAACTGCAACAGCTAATTAACTTTGGTATAGAACCAACTTGGTCTCATGACGGTAGTCAAGTTGCGTTCGCCTGGGATGGTTCAATCTGGACAATGAACGCCGATGGAAGTAGTCCATCAAGAATTACTGATCCCAAAGCGGGAGCATTTAGCCCTAACTGGTCTCCTGATGATAGCAAAATTGTCTTTTCTGGATCTGAAGACTCTAAATATATCTATGACCTCTATATAGTGAACTCTGACGGTTCTCAAGAGCATCAACTCACCGATCATAAGCTCACTAGTAATAATGCTCAATCTCCCGTCTGGTCGCCTGATGGTAATAAAATTGCCTTTGTTCTTTTCCCACAGAAATGTTGTGGTAATGAAGATGCTGAAATTTATACTATCGATGCCGATGGTTCTGACTTACAGCAGC
Encoded proteins:
- a CDS encoding hypothetical protein (involved in light-induced Na+-dependent proton extrusion), with the protein product MSSGFFQRKSPLSQLKDQFFGNPEQSLKTAYEAASKIKTIENHYFSGYRVPIESLQNDRLQAEVLENLEILQAGVDQFNSSSSASGKLGSNHLEKLIFAEGILANYNQSGSPAALVPLSEPPASGSSLSTNQVVDVPSSTAPISPPRARTQQPRNVSNPVNNFLNTGSVGKTFDKIKNDFNPKSEQEVVNEFRRSRAITKVAVRLLALLIVIPILTQQVSKHFVIAPIVQEYRGDTPVSLDELNSEWREEALMELNAYEEELKMEHMFKGVPPIAPEVLEEKVQEEANEIATTYHRKNINSISNVFADFVGLFAFALVLLIRRRDIETLKSFVDNIIYGLSDSAKAFAIILFTDMFVGFHSPHGWEVLLESMANHLGVAANHSAISLFIATVPVVMDTIVKYWIFRYLSQMSASTVATLKEMDD
- a CDS encoding DPP IV N-terminal domain-containing protein, whose product is MISPTLLGLFLTTCLTSPVQPAETVSKSNGKIVFYSFFEYVSSDGIYAVNPDGSELQQLINFGIEPTWSHDGSQVAFAWDGSIWTMNADGSSPSRITDPKAGAFSPNWSPDDSKIVFSGSEDSKYIYDLYIVNSDGSQEHQLTDHKLTSNNAQSPVWSPDGNKIAFVLFPQKCCGNEDAEIYTIDADGSDLQQLTNNSEYDLAPSWSPDGSKIVFSSGLQSFDIYIMNTQGDQFKQLTNTKDQEKNPSWSPDGSKIVYDRGNVLFTMNTDGTKQTQLVKPQIAGLDINPDWQSLASTI